The Anabaena sp. WA102 genome contains a region encoding:
- the dacB gene encoding D-alanyl-D-alanine carboxypeptidase/D-alanyl-D-alanine endopeptidase, producing the protein MSKKNYFSLILLFVSINIGSIQKIAKAQTPVPEVTNTKSICPAQLSSAINTIINHPQFSRVRWGILIKPLSSEKILYSQDSQKYFIPASNMKLFTTAAALQQLGADFRIHTSIYDDGNGVLRVVGRGDPSFKNAQLTILSKQLYTQGIRQINQLIADDSYFQGEVVNPSWEWEDIQADYGAPINSFILNENATVLTFLPQTIGEPLKLKWTEPTEAYRWKIENNSVTTEADKPSFVEVNRDLKGQILRIKGQLAINSQPEITGLAVFDPVANFIRQFRQNLSRQGITVKETVIKNLSQNKQEKEIAAVESPPLSELLLETNVNSNNLYAEALLRSLAIKKPEEKNQNTADVGLQVVRETLTQLGVAPAGYVIVDGSGLSRKNLTTPAALVQLLQGIDKSPQAAVFRASLPISGVKGSLKNRFLNTAAAGIVQAKTGSMTGISTLSGYMNAPDYEPLVFSIMVNQSEQPGKVMRTAIDEIVVLLSELKRC; encoded by the coding sequence ATGTCAAAAAAGAATTATTTCAGCTTGATATTACTATTTGTTTCTATTAATATTGGTAGTATTCAAAAAATAGCTAAGGCACAAACACCAGTTCCAGAAGTTACGAATACAAAATCAATTTGTCCTGCTCAATTATCATCTGCTATTAATACTATTATCAATCATCCTCAATTTAGTCGAGTCCGTTGGGGGATTTTAATTAAACCATTATCATCAGAAAAGATTCTTTATAGTCAAGATAGCCAAAAATATTTTATTCCTGCTTCTAATATGAAGCTATTTACTACCGCAGCAGCATTACAACAATTAGGAGCAGATTTTCGGATTCATACTTCTATTTATGATGATGGTAATGGTGTTTTGCGTGTAGTGGGAAGGGGAGATCCGAGTTTTAAAAATGCTCAATTAACAATATTATCAAAACAACTATATACGCAGGGAATTCGGCAAATTAATCAATTAATTGCTGATGATAGTTATTTTCAAGGTGAAGTAGTTAATCCTAGTTGGGAATGGGAAGACATTCAAGCTGATTATGGCGCACCAATTAATAGTTTTATTCTCAATGAAAATGCTACTGTATTAACTTTTTTACCACAAACTATTGGAGAACCATTAAAATTAAAATGGACAGAACCAACAGAAGCATATCGGTGGAAAATCGAAAATAATTCCGTCACTACTGAAGCCGATAAACCCAGTTTTGTAGAAGTAAATCGTGACTTAAAAGGACAAATTCTGCGAATCAAAGGACAATTGGCTATAAATTCCCAGCCAGAGATTACAGGTTTAGCCGTATTTGATCCAGTTGCTAATTTTATCAGACAATTTCGCCAAAATTTATCTAGACAGGGAATCACTGTTAAAGAAACTGTAATTAAAAATCTTAGTCAAAATAAACAAGAAAAAGAAATAGCCGCAGTAGAATCTCCACCTTTATCGGAATTATTACTAGAGACAAATGTGAATAGTAATAATTTATATGCTGAGGCTTTACTCAGAAGTTTAGCTATTAAGAAACCAGAAGAAAAAAATCAAAATACGGCTGATGTCGGATTACAAGTTGTCAGAGAAACTTTAACTCAATTAGGAGTTGCACCAGCAGGTTATGTCATTGTAGATGGTTCTGGTTTATCTCGGAAAAATTTAACGACTCCAGCAGCGTTGGTACAACTTTTACAAGGAATTGATAAATCACCTCAAGCAGCAGTTTTTCGGGCTTCTTTACCTATTTCTGGTGTCAAAGGTAGTCTAAAAAATCGGTTTCTTAATACTGCGGCTGCGGGAATAGTGCAAGCAAAAACAGGTTCAATGACAGGAATTTCTACTCTATCTGGATATATGAACGCACCCGATTATGAACCCTTGGTTTTTAGTATTATGGTAAATCAATCTGAACAACCGGGGAAAGTCATGAGAACAGCAATAGATGAAATTGTAGTTTTATTATCTGAATTAAAGCGGTGTTAA
- the dnaB gene encoding replicative DNA helicase, translated as MAEELSFQGDGSNRVPPQNIEAEEAILGGILLDPEAIGRVSDRLVPEAFYISAHTTIYQAALRLHTQQKPTDLLSITSWLTDNDQLTQIGGRNKLATLVDRTVSAVNIDALAGLVMEKYLRRQLIKAGNEIVHLGFETETELPIVLDNAEQKVFNVTQQKTQSGLVHIGDTLINTFQDIETRHQGIALPGIPCGFYDLDAMTSGFQRSDLIIVAGRPSMGKCLSYDSEIVLADGQIATIEELYQQRQGSLLTLNDDWKFTFTQPSAFVDDGIKPVFRITTRLGRAIETTITHPFLTIKGWQRLENLQVGNKIAIPRKIDVFGTETIRECEVKLLADSLEKSDTKTVPNIVFKLEKSQLSLFLNRLFATDGWATVLNSGQSQLGYCTVSEKLARQIQHLLLRFGIIAALEKRSVKYNNTRRPAWQLDITDALSIKHFIAEIGIFGKEAALAKVTAAISQKRYQTNRDLIPIEIWEQIAAAKGSETWSSLAKRAGIKSYTNIHVGKRALKRERLWILATALDNLPLQQLANSDVYWDEIISIESVGNKQVYDLTIPETHNFIANDICVHNTAFCLNLAHNIAAGYQLAVAVFSLEMSKEQLVQRLLASEAGIESSYLRSGRISQTQWEPLSRAIDKLSDTPIFIDDTANITVTQMRSQARRLQAEQTKELGLIVIDYLQLMEGSSDNRVQELSRITRSLKGLARELSVPIIALSQLSRGVEARTNKRPMLSDLRESGCLSGDSLVTLADTGLQVPIKELVGKSDFAVWGLNENTMKLERAIVSNAFSTGIKPVFTLTTRLGREIRATGNHKFLTINGWKRLDELNLQQQLIALANSDIYWDELISIELDGEEEVFDLTVDKLHNFIANNIIVHNSIEQDADIVMMLYRDEYYSPDTPDRGIAEVIIAKHRNGPTGTIKLLFDPQFTKFKNLAKPSW; from the coding sequence ATGGCTGAAGAACTAAGTTTTCAAGGTGATGGTAGTAATCGCGTCCCACCTCAAAACATCGAAGCAGAAGAAGCGATTCTAGGAGGTATTCTCCTAGATCCAGAGGCAATTGGTCGAGTGAGCGATCGCCTAGTTCCCGAAGCATTTTATATTAGCGCCCATACAACCATCTATCAAGCCGCCCTCCGTCTCCATACCCAGCAAAAACCCACAGACCTACTTTCCATCACCAGTTGGTTAACAGACAACGATCAATTAACCCAAATTGGTGGCAGAAACAAACTAGCAACATTAGTAGACCGGACAGTTTCCGCAGTCAATATTGATGCCTTAGCAGGGTTAGTCATGGAAAAATACCTGCGTCGGCAATTAATCAAAGCTGGGAATGAAATTGTCCATCTTGGTTTTGAAACAGAAACAGAATTACCAATTGTTCTGGACAATGCCGAACAAAAAGTTTTTAACGTCACCCAACAAAAAACCCAATCAGGATTAGTTCATATTGGTGACACTTTAATTAATACTTTTCAAGATATTGAAACTCGTCATCAAGGGATTGCATTACCGGGAATACCTTGTGGTTTTTATGATTTAGATGCCATGACTAGCGGTTTTCAGCGTTCTGATTTAATTATCGTCGCTGGGAGGCCATCAATGGGAAAATGTCTCAGTTATGATTCAGAAATCGTTTTAGCAGATGGACAAATTGCCACAATTGAAGAATTATATCAGCAACGGCAAGGTTCATTATTAACATTAAATGATGATTGGAAATTTACCTTTACCCAACCATCTGCATTTGTAGATGATGGAATTAAACCAGTTTTCCGCATCACAACTCGCTTAGGTCGGGCAATTGAAACCACAATCACTCACCCATTTTTAACTATTAAAGGTTGGCAAAGATTAGAAAATCTGCAAGTGGGAAATAAGATTGCCATCCCTCGTAAAATAGATGTGTTTGGAACAGAAACTATCCGCGAGTGTGAAGTCAAATTATTAGCTGATTCTCTTGAAAAGAGTGATACTAAAACCGTCCCAAATATTGTCTTTAAATTAGAAAAATCACAATTATCATTGTTTCTAAATCGTCTCTTTGCCACTGATGGTTGGGCTACTGTACTTAATAGTGGTCAATCACAATTAGGTTATTGTACAGTCAGCGAAAAACTAGCAAGACAAATTCAACATCTGTTGTTAAGATTTGGGATTATTGCTGCTTTGGAAAAGCGGTCTGTGAAATATAATAATACCCGTAGACCAGCATGGCAATTGGATATTACTGATGCTTTATCTATCAAACACTTCATTGCAGAAATTGGCATTTTTGGCAAAGAAGCAGCATTAGCAAAAGTTACAGCAGCAATATCTCAAAAGAGATATCAAACCAATCGTGACTTAATACCTATAGAAATTTGGGAACAGATAGCAGCCGCTAAAGGTAGCGAAACTTGGAGTAGTTTAGCAAAACGGGCTGGGATTAAAAGCTATACCAATATTCATGTCGGCAAGCGGGCATTAAAACGGGAAAGATTATGGATTTTAGCCACTGCTTTAGATAATTTACCACTTCAGCAATTAGCAAATAGTGATGTATATTGGGATGAAATTATTTCTATTGAATCAGTTGGTAACAAACAAGTTTATGATTTGACAATTCCTGAAACACACAACTTTATTGCTAATGATATCTGTGTTCACAATACCGCCTTTTGTCTTAACCTAGCTCATAACATTGCAGCCGGTTATCAATTAGCAGTTGCAGTTTTTAGTTTAGAAATGTCCAAAGAACAACTAGTCCAAAGACTATTAGCTAGTGAAGCCGGAATTGAAAGTAGTTATTTAAGAAGTGGCCGCATTAGTCAAACCCAATGGGAACCTTTAAGCCGTGCCATTGATAAACTCTCAGACACGCCAATTTTTATTGATGATACGGCAAATATTACAGTCACACAAATGCGAAGTCAAGCGCGACGACTGCAAGCCGAACAAACTAAAGAATTGGGATTAATAGTTATTGATTACTTGCAATTAATGGAAGGTAGTAGTGATAATCGTGTTCAAGAATTATCGAGAATTACCCGTTCTTTAAAAGGTTTAGCGAGAGAATTATCTGTACCAATCATTGCTTTATCACAGTTAAGTCGTGGTGTGGAAGCAAGAACTAATAAACGCCCCATGTTGTCTGATTTGAGAGAATCGGGATGTTTATCTGGGGATAGTCTTGTTACATTGGCAGACACCGGGTTACAAGTACCAATTAAAGAATTAGTAGGTAAATCAGATTTTGCGGTTTGGGGACTGAACGAAAACACAATGAAACTAGAAAGGGCAATTGTTAGTAACGCTTTTTCTACAGGTATCAAACCAGTATTTACATTAACAACTCGATTAGGTCGAGAAATTCGTGCTACTGGTAATCATAAATTTTTAACTATTAATGGGTGGAAAAGATTAGATGAATTAAATTTGCAACAACAATTAATTGCTCTTGCTAACAGTGATATTTATTGGGATGAACTTATCTCAATAGAATTAGATGGAGAAGAAGAAGTATTTGATTTAACAGTTGATAAATTACATAACTTTATCGCTAATAATATTATTGTTCATAACTCAATTGAACAAGATGCGGATATAGTAATGATGTTATACCGTGATGAATATTATTCACCAGATACCCCAGACAGGGGAATTGCCGAAGTAATCATAGCCAAACATCGGAACGGACCAACAGGAACAATTAAACTATTATTTGATCCACAATTTACAAAGTTTAAAAATCTAGCTAAACCAAGTTGGTAA
- the rplI gene encoding 50S ribosomal protein L9, translated as MAKRVQLVLTKDVTKLGKLGDLVEVAPGYARNYLIPQSLAARATPGLLKQVERRREKEYQRQLELKQQATEQKTALENIAGLKIAKQVGENEAIFGTVTTQDVADAIQAAANLEIDRRGITIPDISQLGTYKAEIKLHSEVTAVINIEVVSN; from the coding sequence ATGGCGAAACGTGTGCAATTAGTTTTAACAAAAGATGTTACCAAGCTGGGAAAACTCGGCGATTTGGTAGAAGTAGCTCCCGGTTATGCTCGTAACTACCTCATCCCTCAGAGTTTAGCCGCTCGTGCTACACCCGGATTACTTAAACAAGTAGAACGCAGACGTGAGAAAGAATATCAAAGACAATTAGAACTCAAACAACAAGCAACTGAGCAAAAAACAGCTTTAGAAAATATTGCTGGTTTAAAAATTGCCAAGCAAGTTGGGGAAAATGAAGCTATTTTCGGTACTGTTACCACCCAAGACGTTGCAGATGCAATTCAAGCAGCAGCTAACCTAGAAATAGATCGTCGTGGTATCACCATTCCCGATATTAGCCAATTGGGTACTTACAAAGCTGAAATTAAACTCCATTCTGAAGTAACAGCAGTAATTAACATTGAAGTCGTCTCTAACTAA
- a CDS encoding type II toxin-antitoxin system RelE/ParE family toxin: MSEIVWTETATNDLNRHYDFIALSNADAAVRAVQAIVSSGGSLQQNPRRGAIVDEIVGLRKLIVAFGKYGFIIHYVILEDDVIILRIYHGRENRPI; this comes from the coding sequence ATGTCTGAGATAGTTTGGACAGAAACTGCTACGAATGACTTAAATCGTCATTATGATTTTATAGCACTTAGTAATGCTGATGCAGCAGTCCGCGCAGTACAAGCAATTGTTTCTTCAGGGGGAAGTCTACAACAAAATCCTCGTCGCGGTGCGATTGTAGATGAAATAGTAGGGTTACGAAAGCTTATAGTTGCTTTTGGTAAGTATGGATTCATAATTCACTACGTTATTCTTGAGGATGATGTGATTATTTTACGTATATATCATGGACGAGAGAATAGACCTATTTAG
- a CDS encoding DUF29 domain-containing protein: MNKTSVKNLYDQDFYLWVEDTVSKLKARDNEHLDWDNLIEEVESLGKSQRKTVRSFLVRLLEHLLKRCYVPMSDCYRGWEIEIRNFRQRLQIELEDSPSLKGFVLEVLDKSYQMALENVRDGYPDVYFSDVCPFPSNIDALLNERFWK; the protein is encoded by the coding sequence ATGAATAAAACATCGGTAAAAAATCTCTACGATCAAGATTTTTATCTTTGGGTTGAGGATACCGTTAGTAAGTTAAAAGCACGAGATAATGAGCATTTAGATTGGGATAATTTAATTGAAGAGGTAGAATCTTTGGGTAAAAGTCAGCGCAAAACAGTGCGGAGTTTTCTGGTGCGTTTATTAGAACATTTATTAAAGCGGTGTTATGTACCAATGTCGGACTGTTATCGGGGTTGGGAAATTGAAATCAGGAATTTTCGGCAACGGTTACAAATTGAATTAGAAGATTCACCGAGTTTGAAAGGTTTTGTTTTAGAAGTTCTGGACAAAAGCTATCAAATGGCTTTAGAAAATGTGAGAGATGGTTATCCTGATGTTTATTTTTCTGATGTTTGTCCATTTCCTAGTAATATAGATGCTTTGTTAAATGAGCGATTTTGGAAGTGA
- the gloB gene encoding hydroxyacylglutathione hydrolase, with protein sequence MQIIRLPVLADNYIFLLHDPVRNIAAVVDPAEAQPVLDELRKINAQLVAIFNTHHHGDHVGGNTQLMKAFPEVKVYGGAEDRGRIPGQQVFLQEGDRIQFSDRTANIFFVPGHTRAHIAYYFPPASPGEPGELFCGDTLFAGGCGRLFEGTPGQMVDSLSKLRALPDHTRVWCAHEYTLSNLRFAVTVDAENADLQKRYQDVKAQRDKLEPTVPSILGVEKLTNPFLRWEEPSLQVTAKSDDGIQTFARIRGMKDNF encoded by the coding sequence ATGCAAATCATTCGTTTACCGGTACTTGCTGACAATTATATATTTTTACTGCATGATCCAGTGCGGAATATTGCGGCTGTTGTTGATCCGGCGGAAGCACAACCAGTTCTAGATGAATTGAGAAAAATTAATGCTCAGTTAGTGGCAATTTTTAATACCCATCATCATGGTGATCATGTGGGTGGGAATACACAATTAATGAAAGCATTTCCTGAGGTGAAAGTTTATGGAGGTGCGGAAGACAGGGGGAGGATTCCGGGACAGCAGGTATTTTTGCAAGAAGGCGATCGCATCCAATTTAGCGATCGCACTGCTAATATATTCTTTGTACCTGGACATACTCGCGCTCATATTGCTTACTATTTCCCCCCAGCAAGTCCAGGAGAGCCTGGAGAATTGTTCTGTGGTGATACATTGTTTGCGGGAGGTTGCGGGCGTTTATTTGAAGGTACACCAGGGCAAATGGTAGATTCTTTAAGTAAACTCCGGGCTTTACCTGATCATACTCGCGTTTGGTGCGCCCACGAATACACTTTAAGCAATTTGCGGTTTGCTGTAACTGTAGATGCTGAAAATGCAGATTTACAAAAACGCTACCAAGATGTTAAAGCTCAACGGGATAAATTAGAACCGACAGTTCCATCAATTTTAGGAGTCGAAAAACTCACCAATCCTTTTTTACGTTGGGAAGAACCATCTCTACAAGTAACAGCAAAGAGTGATGATGGTATCCAAACCTTTGCCCGAATTCGGGGAATGAAGGATAATTTTTAA
- a CDS encoding ABC1 kinase family protein produces MGQYQSDELKQYNPEALPWASGAIARYFRYRPWLAWGRLLRIIWSFAGFIFSLKWDEWLDQVEENQGKRATQLRTLLTNLGPTFIKVGQALSTRPDLIRKDFLAELIKLQDQLPPFDNDLAYQIIETELNRSIGEIFRELSPQPVAAASLGQVYRGRLLSGEEVAVKVQRPNLRPLLTKDLYLMRWVASWLAPWLPLNLGHDLTLIVDEFGTKLFEEIDYINEGRNAEKFAHNFRDDPQVKIPCIYWNYTSTHVLTLEWINGFKLTDTENIQSVGLDPEAIIQIGVTTGLQQLLEHGFFHADPHPGNLFAMPDGRMAYIDFGMMDQLEETTKESLVDALVHLVNKDYADLAADFVKLGFLAANTNIAPIVPALEAVLGNAIGKNVQDFNFKTITDEFSELMYEYPFRVPAKFALIIRSLVTQEGIALSLNPNFKIVEVGYPYIARRLLTGESPALRRRLLNVLFKDGKFQWQRLENLITIARTDSNFDVLPTAKMGLEFILSEEGKFLRRQLVLAITEDDRLHTEEVQRLWDLVKDDLPPNRLLNVAISLLTEFSKEGVAAILAK; encoded by the coding sequence GTGGGTCAGTATCAATCTGATGAATTAAAGCAGTATAATCCAGAGGCACTGCCCTGGGCGAGCGGGGCGATCGCTCGTTACTTTCGTTACCGTCCTTGGTTAGCCTGGGGACGACTACTGAGAATAATCTGGTCTTTTGCCGGATTTATATTCAGTCTCAAATGGGACGAATGGCTTGACCAGGTGGAGGAAAATCAGGGGAAACGCGCTACCCAGTTGCGAACTCTACTCACCAATCTGGGTCCGACATTTATTAAAGTCGGTCAAGCCCTCTCGACTCGTCCCGACTTAATCCGCAAAGACTTCTTAGCAGAACTAATCAAGTTACAAGACCAGTTACCACCTTTTGATAATGATCTGGCATATCAGATTATTGAAACAGAATTAAATCGCTCAATTGGCGAAATCTTTCGGGAACTTTCCCCTCAACCCGTAGCAGCAGCTAGTTTGGGTCAAGTCTACCGGGGTCGGTTACTCAGTGGCGAGGAAGTGGCAGTCAAAGTACAACGCCCTAACCTCCGCCCGTTACTGACAAAAGACCTGTATCTTATGCGTTGGGTTGCCAGTTGGCTTGCCCCCTGGCTACCCCTGAATCTCGGTCACGATTTAACTTTAATTGTGGACGAGTTTGGCACAAAGCTATTTGAGGAAATTGATTACATCAATGAAGGTCGCAATGCGGAAAAATTTGCCCATAACTTCCGTGATGACCCCCAGGTAAAAATTCCCTGTATTTACTGGAATTATACCAGCACTCATGTTTTAACCCTAGAATGGATCAACGGCTTTAAACTCACAGATACTGAGAATATTCAATCTGTCGGTTTAGATCCAGAAGCCATCATTCAAATAGGTGTAACTACTGGTTTACAACAACTATTAGAGCATGGTTTTTTTCATGCCGATCCTCATCCGGGAAATTTGTTCGCTATGCCCGATGGTCGCATGGCTTACATTGATTTTGGCATGATGGATCAATTAGAGGAAACCACTAAGGAAAGTTTAGTTGATGCTTTAGTACATTTGGTAAATAAGGATTACGCCGATTTAGCGGCAGATTTTGTCAAATTGGGCTTTTTAGCAGCGAACACTAATATTGCCCCTATTGTGCCGGCATTAGAAGCGGTATTAGGAAATGCTATTGGTAAAAATGTCCAAGATTTCAACTTCAAAACCATTACCGATGAGTTCTCGGAATTGATGTATGAATATCCTTTCCGTGTGCCAGCAAAGTTTGCTTTGATTATTCGTTCTTTGGTGACACAAGAAGGGATTGCCCTCAGTCTTAACCCTAATTTCAAAATTGTGGAAGTGGGTTATCCCTATATCGCTCGGCGGTTATTAACTGGGGAATCTCCAGCATTACGGCGACGGCTATTGAATGTGTTGTTCAAAGATGGTAAATTTCAGTGGCAAAGGTTAGAAAATCTGATTACGATTGCTCGCACTGATAGCAATTTCGATGTTTTACCAACGGCGAAAATGGGGTTGGAATTCATCCTTTCCGAAGAGGGTAAATTTCTCCGTCGTCAGTTGGTTTTAGCTATCACTGAAGATGACCGTTTGCACACAGAAGAAGTCCAACGCCTGTGGGATTTGGTCAAGGATGATTTACCACCAAATCGTTTACTTAATGTCGCCATTAGCCTCTTGACCGAGTTCTCCAAAGAAGGTGTAGCAGCTATTTTAGCTAAATAA
- a CDS encoding putative toxin-antitoxin system toxin component, PIN family, whose amino-acid sequence MAIKIVVDTSVFISALIGSKGSSRELIRRCLKGEYQPLMGNALFLEYESVMQREEIISQCSLTNTEIYTLLASFINVSQWISIYYLWRPNLKDEADNHLIELAVAGNAQIIVTKNVKDFQNAELVFPNLSILRPEEIIRS is encoded by the coding sequence ATGGCGATTAAAATTGTGGTAGATACAAGCGTTTTTATTAGTGCGCTCATTGGATCAAAGGGTTCTAGTCGGGAACTAATTCGACGCTGTTTGAAAGGAGAATATCAGCCTTTGATGGGAAATGCTTTATTTTTAGAGTATGAATCAGTCATGCAGCGAGAAGAAATTATCAGCCAATGTTCTCTAACTAACACAGAAATTTATACTTTACTTGCATCATTTATAAATGTCAGTCAATGGATATCAATTTACTACTTATGGCGACCTAATTTAAAAGATGAAGCTGACAACCATTTAATTGAATTAGCGGTTGCTGGTAATGCTCAAATTATTGTCACCAAAAATGTTAAAGACTTCCAAAATGCTGAACTCGTATTTCCTAACTTATCAATATTAAGACCGGAAGAAATTATTAGGAGTTAA
- a CDS encoding toxin-antitoxin system HicB family antitoxin yields the protein MATLTIRLPNEKHIRLKELAQTRGISVNKLIEELSTIALAEFDACTRFKAMAVTGNPEAGLRILDKLDNLTEQGDREALLQADRSALNLK from the coding sequence ATGGCTACTTTAACTATTCGCTTACCCAACGAAAAACACATCCGATTAAAAGAACTGGCGCAAACTAGAGGTATAAGTGTAAATAAACTCATTGAAGAACTTTCTACTATAGCTCTAGCTGAATTTGATGCCTGTACTCGATTTAAAGCAATGGCTGTAACGGGAAACCCAGAAGCAGGTTTAAGAATACTGGATAAACTTGATAATCTTACAGAACAAGGCGATCGGGAAGCGCTGCTGCAAGCAGATCGCTCTGCCCTTAATCTAAAATAG
- the gpmI gene encoding 2,3-bisphosphoglycerate-independent phosphoglycerate mutase, translating to MTKAPVAPVVLVILDGWGYCEETRGNAIAAAKTPIMDSLWAVYPHTLIRTSGKAVGLPEGQMGNSEVGHLNIGAGRVVPQELVRISDAVEDGSLAANPALVKICQEVRSANGKLHLVGLCSDGGVHSHITHLFGLLDLAKEQQLSQVCIHAITDGRDTKPTDAIKVIQQLEDYIDHVGIGEITTISGRFYAMDRDNRWDRVQHAYDVITTDNAGNGLTAVEVLQAAYAKGVTDEFVLPVRLQPGAVESGDGVIFFNFRPDRARELTQAFVSQTFNGFERQPIQPLSFVTFTQYDPELPVSVAFAPQNLSNILGEVIANRGLKQFRTAETEKYAHVTYFFNGGLEDPCEGEDRELVSSPMVNTYDQTPAMSAQAVTDVAIAAIRKGIYSLVVMNYANPDMVGHTGQIPATVTAIEAVDKCLGRLIDAIGKAGGTAIITADHGNAEYMLDEGGHPWTAHTTNPVPLILVEGEKAKIPGYGTNVELRNDGKLADIAPTILDILQISQPQEMTGRSLLKAAEYDLQLTRTPVQIGL from the coding sequence ATGACCAAAGCACCTGTTGCTCCTGTGGTGCTAGTCATTCTAGATGGATGGGGCTACTGTGAGGAAACGCGAGGAAACGCGATTGCCGCTGCCAAAACTCCGATTATGGACAGTTTATGGGCAGTCTATCCCCACACCCTCATTCGCACATCAGGAAAAGCCGTAGGGTTGCCAGAAGGTCAAATGGGCAACTCGGAAGTTGGTCATTTGAACATTGGCGCTGGTCGAGTCGTACCCCAAGAATTGGTACGGATCTCAGATGCTGTAGAAGACGGTTCTTTAGCCGCAAACCCAGCCCTTGTCAAAATTTGCCAGGAAGTCCGTTCTGCTAATGGCAAGTTACATCTAGTGGGGCTTTGTTCTGATGGGGGGGTGCATTCCCATATTACCCATCTATTTGGATTACTTGACTTAGCTAAGGAACAGCAACTTTCACAAGTTTGTATTCACGCCATTACTGACGGTCGTGACACCAAACCGACAGATGCTATCAAAGTCATCCAGCAGTTGGAAGACTATATAGATCATGTTGGCATCGGTGAAATCACTACTATTAGTGGTCGTTTTTATGCAATGGATCGTGATAACCGTTGGGATCGAGTTCAACACGCCTACGATGTAATAACAACAGATAATGCGGGCAATGGACTCACGGCTGTAGAGGTATTGCAAGCAGCTTACGCGAAAGGTGTAACCGATGAGTTTGTTCTCCCAGTCCGGTTGCAACCGGGCGCGGTAGAATCTGGTGATGGGGTAATATTTTTCAATTTCCGCCCCGACCGCGCTAGAGAACTAACTCAAGCCTTTGTTAGTCAAACTTTTAACGGTTTTGAAAGACAGCCAATTCAACCACTTTCTTTTGTAACTTTTACCCAGTATGATCCAGAATTGCCAGTTTCTGTGGCTTTCGCACCGCAAAATCTGAGTAATATTCTGGGTGAAGTTATCGCTAATCGCGGGTTAAAACAGTTTAGAACGGCTGAAACTGAAAAATACGCTCATGTTACTTATTTCTTTAATGGGGGACTAGAAGATCCCTGTGAGGGGGAAGATCGGGAATTAGTCAGTAGTCCAATGGTGAATACTTATGATCAAACCCCGGCGATGTCAGCACAAGCTGTGACAGATGTGGCGATCGCTGCCATCAGAAAGGGTATCTATTCCCTAGTTGTAATGAACTATGCTAACCCAGACATGGTAGGGCATACAGGACAAATTCCAGCGACAGTCACAGCTATTGAAGCAGTAGATAAATGTTTAGGTCGTCTAATTGATGCTATTGGTAAAGCAGGTGGTACAGCAATTATTACTGCTGATCATGGCAATGCTGAGTATATGCTAGATGAAGGCGGTCATCCTTGGACAGCCCATACTACTAACCCAGTTCCTTTAATTTTGGTAGAAGGCGAAAAAGCCAAAATACCCGGATATGGAACAAATGTGGAATTAAGAAATGATGGCAAATTAGCCGATATTGCCCCGACTATTCTGGATATTTTACAAATATCCCAACCACAAGAAATGACAGGGCGATCATTACTTAAAGCCGCAGAATATGATTTACAACTAACTCGTACTCCTGTGCAAATAGGGTTGTAA
- the secG gene encoding preprotein translocase subunit SecG, producing the protein MAITNIIQGIWAFSALSLIILVLLHSPKGDGIGAIGGQAQLFSSTKSAENTLNRVTWALVVVFMGLTVVLSANWLPK; encoded by the coding sequence ATGGCAATTACTAACATTATTCAAGGCATTTGGGCATTTTCTGCTCTCAGTTTGATTATTCTCGTTTTGTTACATAGTCCTAAAGGTGATGGCATTGGGGCTATTGGTGGACAAGCACAATTATTTAGCAGTACCAAAAGTGCCGAAAATACTTTAAATCGAGTTACTTGGGCATTAGTTGTAGTTTTTATGGGTTTAACTGTGGTTTTAAGTGCTAATTGGTTGCCCAAATAA